Proteins found in one Aneurinibacillus uraniidurans genomic segment:
- a CDS encoding ATP-dependent DNA helicase, producing MARYSKTLHRIFKRDGILSRHLPHYQPRRAQFDMANTVLDCLLHDTHGLIEAGTGTGKSFGYALPAAWWALKREKRVIISTNTITLQQQLLEKELPMVKKVLATLDRELADDFRFELAKGRGNYICKRRLQETLQASLSAEMTDGPALRKLADVLPDLTKGDRDDVPFPLPSALFAAIQGDGEDCMGKNSPFFKECFIQNARKKLQDAQVIVVNHALFFTDLLLRRQGASILPNYDAVIMDEAHRVEDQVTNQFTYHISLEEINQLFYRFLRRRTPWARELDAPELHQQMEALRARIIVRLTEIFAPLARALAERPQNEYLLKRRISDPDELKPLFKEWKHAFIDKRKELELAEGESETIIGLRRYITQIEQMEQMVWHIFANAFPTEWATWVSYEEPKETPDLLVQDDFAWATTLHLYSAPIDVSEILRQELFNEKTVIMTSATLTTQGDFSFVANRMGIDDYKTMETPSPFNYEKQAMLLVPENVPAPTDVAFESFLTAAMKEIVSATRGRTFLLFTSYSQMNRVYEDMKPWLAKYKLTGILHRPELSRDAMLAQFRSGKNHVLFGCESFWEGVDVPGDDLVCVVIAKLPFPVPSDPLTQARTKRLETMNKNSFHEYMLPFSILRLKQGFGRLIRTRRDTGMVIILDTRLLTKPYGARVLDSLPPAKLTRSMDDMHTFFAR from the coding sequence ATGGCTAGATACTCAAAAACATTACACCGGATTTTCAAGCGGGACGGTATTCTATCCCGACATCTTCCTCACTATCAACCACGACGCGCTCAGTTCGATATGGCAAATACCGTACTCGATTGCCTGCTGCACGATACGCACGGACTCATCGAAGCAGGAACGGGAACCGGCAAATCGTTCGGCTATGCACTTCCTGCTGCCTGGTGGGCGCTAAAGCGCGAGAAGCGCGTCATTATTTCCACAAATACCATCACACTCCAGCAGCAACTGCTTGAGAAAGAACTGCCAATGGTCAAAAAAGTGCTCGCTACGCTCGATCGTGAGCTTGCAGACGACTTCCGCTTTGAGCTGGCCAAAGGACGCGGCAACTACATATGCAAACGACGGCTTCAAGAAACGCTGCAAGCTTCACTCTCCGCCGAGATGACAGACGGCCCTGCGCTGCGCAAGCTTGCCGATGTGCTGCCCGACCTGACAAAAGGGGACAGAGACGATGTGCCCTTCCCGCTTCCATCCGCGCTGTTCGCAGCCATTCAAGGAGACGGGGAAGACTGTATGGGCAAGAACAGCCCATTTTTTAAAGAATGCTTCATTCAAAATGCACGCAAAAAACTGCAAGATGCACAAGTGATTGTCGTTAACCATGCGCTATTTTTTACAGATTTGCTGCTCAGACGGCAAGGAGCAAGCATCCTGCCAAACTATGACGCGGTCATTATGGATGAGGCTCATCGGGTAGAAGATCAGGTAACAAACCAGTTCACCTACCATATTAGCCTCGAGGAGATTAACCAGCTATTCTACCGCTTCTTACGTCGACGCACCCCGTGGGCACGCGAACTCGATGCACCGGAATTACACCAGCAGATGGAAGCGCTCCGCGCCCGAATCATCGTGCGATTGACTGAGATTTTCGCCCCGCTTGCCCGTGCGCTCGCCGAACGTCCCCAGAATGAATATTTGCTCAAACGCCGGATTTCAGACCCGGATGAACTGAAACCATTATTTAAAGAATGGAAACATGCGTTTATCGATAAGCGCAAAGAGCTGGAGCTTGCTGAAGGGGAAAGTGAGACAATTATCGGGCTTAGGCGCTATATTACGCAGATCGAGCAGATGGAACAAATGGTATGGCACATCTTCGCGAATGCCTTCCCGACAGAATGGGCAACCTGGGTTTCGTATGAAGAACCGAAAGAGACACCCGATCTTCTTGTGCAGGATGATTTCGCCTGGGCTACGACACTGCATCTGTATTCTGCCCCGATCGATGTAAGTGAGATTTTACGACAAGAACTATTCAATGAAAAAACCGTGATTATGACTTCTGCTACGCTGACAACGCAAGGTGATTTTTCATTTGTCGCCAATCGCATGGGCATAGATGACTATAAAACAATGGAGACACCAAGTCCGTTCAATTACGAGAAACAGGCGATGCTGCTCGTACCTGAGAATGTTCCAGCTCCGACCGATGTGGCATTTGAGTCGTTTCTTACCGCTGCGATGAAAGAAATCGTCTCCGCTACTAGAGGGCGAACGTTTCTATTATTTACTTCGTATAGTCAAATGAATCGGGTATATGAAGATATGAAACCTTGGCTTGCCAAATACAAGCTCACCGGCATTCTCCACCGCCCAGAACTATCCCGTGATGCGATGCTTGCGCAATTTCGCTCCGGCAAGAATCATGTGCTATTTGGCTGCGAGTCATTCTGGGAAGGGGTGGATGTACCGGGTGATGATCTCGTCTGTGTCGTGATCGCCAAGCTGCCTTTTCCTGTGCCAAGCGACCCGCTTACGCAGGCACGGACGAAGCGGCTTGAGACAATGAACAAAAACAGCTTCCACGAGTATATGCTGCCGTTCTCCATTCTTCGGCTAAAACAGGGCTTTGGTCGCCTCATCCGAACGCGCCGCGATACTGGCATGGTCATTATTCTCGATACACGCCTGCTGACCAAACCGTACGGCGCCCGGGTCCTTGATAGCTTACCACCTGCGAAGTTGACGCGTAGCATGGATGATATGCACACTTTCTTCGCGCGATGA
- a CDS encoding DsrE family protein gives MNNKVILLTADTFGKGEAELGETVLETFVTLLKQRDEKPIAIFCMNRGVLTLTPRSLVSVHMKELEEAGVRVLACKTCVDYYGVADELLAGEISGMPIFLELADKYEVITIS, from the coding sequence ATGAACAACAAAGTGATTTTACTTACAGCGGATACGTTCGGCAAAGGGGAGGCCGAATTAGGTGAGACCGTGTTAGAGACGTTTGTTACGCTTTTGAAGCAGAGGGATGAAAAACCGATTGCAATCTTCTGTATGAATCGGGGTGTATTAACGCTAACACCGCGTTCGCTCGTATCGGTTCACATGAAGGAATTGGAAGAAGCGGGTGTTCGGGTGTTGGCCTGCAAAACATGTGTCGATTATTACGGCGTGGCGGACGAACTTTTGGCTGGAGAAATTTCTGGGATGCCGATTTTTCTTGAGCTGGCCGATAAATATGAAGTAATTACTATTTCGTAG
- the nadE gene encoding ammonia-dependent NAD(+) synthetase, with protein MAHALQQQIIDELCVRPEINPAEEIRKRIDFLKQYVVKGGMKGYVLGISGGQDSSLAGRLAQLAMEELRTETGDESYTFMAVRLPYGVQKDEEDAQRALDFIQPDRSVSVNIKEAVDASVQAFVNATGESLSDFLKGNVKARERMKVQYDLGAHYKLLVIGTDHAAEALTGFFTKHGDGACDVVPLTGLNKRQGRQLLQELGADERIYLKVPTADLEDNKPLVPDEAALGFSYENIDDYLEGKEVPAEIAEKIERRFLITRHKRTLPVSPFDNWWK; from the coding sequence ATGGCTCATGCATTACAGCAGCAAATTATCGATGAATTATGTGTTCGTCCGGAGATAAATCCGGCAGAAGAGATTCGGAAGCGGATTGATTTTTTGAAGCAGTATGTTGTAAAAGGTGGTATGAAGGGATATGTATTGGGGATTTCTGGCGGACAGGATTCCTCACTGGCTGGTCGACTGGCCCAGCTTGCTATGGAAGAATTGCGCACAGAAACAGGGGATGAGTCGTATACGTTTATGGCGGTGCGTCTGCCGTACGGTGTACAGAAGGATGAAGAGGATGCACAGCGGGCGCTTGATTTTATTCAGCCGGACCGTTCGGTGTCTGTTAATATTAAGGAGGCGGTCGATGCGTCTGTGCAGGCGTTTGTGAACGCGACAGGCGAATCTTTGTCGGACTTCCTTAAAGGAAATGTGAAGGCACGTGAGCGGATGAAAGTGCAGTATGATCTAGGGGCGCATTATAAGCTGCTTGTGATCGGAACGGATCATGCTGCAGAAGCGTTGACGGGCTTTTTTACGAAGCATGGAGACGGTGCGTGTGATGTTGTGCCGCTGACCGGGCTGAATAAGCGCCAGGGTCGCCAATTGCTGCAAGAGCTCGGGGCAGACGAGCGTATTTATCTGAAGGTTCCGACGGCAGATCTTGAAGATAACAAGCCGCTTGTACCGGACGAAGCGGCACTTGGCTTCTCGTATGAGAATATCGATGATTATTTGGAAGGCAAGGAAGTTCCAGCGGAGATCGCGGAGAAAATCGAGCGTAGGTTCTTGATCACGCGTCATAAGCGTACGCTTCCGGTATCACCGTTTGATAACTGGTGGAAGTAG
- a CDS encoding nitrous oxide reductase accessory protein NosL, whose translation MKGLRQMGRVLLVGSVCASLGVAAVPVQQVDAAPKSTVAPKITLAPQEPAADEKCAMCKMTVYPKDHNMGAFSSQLVTADGKRVFFDDMGCMLNFKRLQSKPTKAGWVRDHDTKEWVGYSKAVLVDADIETPMGFGVATFASKARAQAFIQKNPQLHGKLMTWEEATAIAKKKYEMKKKMNM comes from the coding sequence ATGAAGGGATTACGTCAAATGGGTCGTGTGTTGTTAGTAGGGAGTGTATGTGCTTCGCTTGGTGTAGCAGCTGTACCTGTGCAGCAGGTAGATGCAGCACCAAAGTCGACAGTAGCGCCGAAGATTACATTGGCACCGCAGGAACCGGCAGCGGATGAGAAATGCGCGATGTGCAAAATGACTGTTTACCCGAAAGATCATAATATGGGCGCTTTCTCGTCGCAGCTTGTGACAGCGGATGGTAAGCGTGTGTTTTTTGATGATATGGGCTGTATGCTGAACTTCAAGCGTCTGCAAAGCAAGCCGACGAAGGCTGGCTGGGTGCGCGATCATGATACGAAAGAATGGGTGGGTTATTCGAAAGCCGTGCTGGTTGATGCCGATATCGAGACGCCGATGGGCTTTGGGGTGGCTACATTTGCTTCCAAAGCAAGAGCTCAGGCATTTATACAGAAAAATCCACAGCTTCATGGGAAGTTGATGACATGGGAAGAGGCAACAGCAATCGCCAAGAAAAAATATGAAATGAAAAAGAAAATGAACATGTAA
- a CDS encoding TIGR01777 family oxidoreductase, with amino-acid sequence MRIAIAGGSGFIGTHLVRNWRKQGHQVTVISRSCAKVHGGLPLTDCVTWDELAAQPNRLDGVDAIVNMAGESISSGRWTNERKQRILLSRVDTTQKIAALVEGMNRKPSVVINGSAIGVYGMSNEARFDEDSLAAGSDFLAHVSGQWEAEADRILVNRLVKIRTGVVLGVDGGAFPKMAEPYKLFAGGRIGSGHQWLSWIHIDDYVRLLDFCLHTPTMSGVVNATAPHPVTNDEFGRTLGQAMRRPHLLPVPAFMLKLLFGEMGELLLYGQHVTPARALAAGFTFKYPSIKLALQDLVSKM; translated from the coding sequence ATGCGTATTGCAATTGCCGGAGGAAGCGGCTTTATTGGGACGCATCTCGTAAGAAATTGGCGGAAGCAGGGACATCAGGTAACTGTCATTTCTCGCAGTTGTGCAAAAGTGCATGGTGGACTGCCGCTGACAGACTGTGTTACATGGGACGAGCTTGCGGCACAGCCGAATCGTCTGGACGGTGTCGATGCGATCGTGAACATGGCGGGGGAGTCGATTAGCAGCGGGCGCTGGACGAATGAGCGCAAGCAGCGCATTTTGTTATCGCGTGTGGATACGACACAAAAAATCGCGGCGCTTGTGGAAGGGATGAATCGGAAGCCATCGGTTGTGATCAACGGATCCGCGATTGGTGTGTATGGGATGTCAAATGAAGCACGGTTTGATGAAGACAGTCTGGCTGCGGGCAGTGATTTTCTGGCGCATGTGAGCGGACAGTGGGAAGCGGAGGCAGATCGCATTCTCGTCAACCGTCTTGTGAAAATCCGCACAGGAGTGGTGCTTGGTGTGGATGGAGGAGCGTTTCCGAAGATGGCAGAGCCATATAAGCTGTTTGCAGGTGGAAGGATTGGGAGCGGCCATCAGTGGCTATCATGGATTCATATTGATGATTATGTGCGGCTGCTTGATTTTTGTTTACATACGCCAACTATGAGCGGAGTTGTGAATGCGACTGCGCCGCATCCGGTTACGAATGACGAGTTTGGTCGGACGCTCGGGCAGGCGATGCGGCGCCCTCATTTGCTTCCGGTGCCAGCATTTATGCTCAAATTGCTGTTTGGCGAAATGGGCGAGCTGTTGCTGTATGGTCAGCATGTGACACCTGCGCGGGCGCTTGCCGCTGGATTTACGTTCAAGTATCCATCGATTAAGCTGGCGTTGCAGGATCTTGTGAGCAAAATGTAG
- a CDS encoding MaoC family dehydratase N-terminal domain-containing protein encodes MSTPEDKKGFTFEPFSGTVEAGKIRELMRAIGDENPLYKYEEVAKEEGFAGIPISPTFIEAVDMWNGPSFEDLMDQLDIDLKKLLHGEQEYEYLAPVHAGDTLRATTRVTDVKTKRNGMALYKLETTYHNQRGEHVMNANMMLVKTP; translated from the coding sequence GTGTCTACTCCAGAAGACAAAAAAGGTTTTACATTTGAGCCGTTTAGCGGCACTGTTGAAGCAGGCAAAATCCGTGAGCTTATGCGGGCAATCGGAGATGAAAATCCACTCTACAAATATGAAGAAGTGGCGAAAGAAGAAGGGTTTGCTGGCATTCCGATCTCACCGACATTCATCGAAGCGGTCGATATGTGGAACGGCCCAAGCTTTGAGGACTTGATGGATCAGCTTGATATTGATCTGAAAAAGCTGCTGCACGGAGAGCAGGAATATGAATATCTCGCACCGGTGCATGCAGGCGATACGTTACGTGCTACGACGCGTGTCACTGATGTGAAGACAAAGCGGAATGGCATGGCACTATACAAGCTTGAGACTACATACCACAATCAGCGGGGCGAACATGTAATGAATGCAAACATGATGCTCGTGAAAACACCGTAG
- a CDS encoding MaoC/PaaZ C-terminal domain-containing protein, whose amino-acid sequence MKPYLLAHPETEIGTELPALVKPEVTRMQLIKFAGASGDFNPIHTVESVAQEAGLGGVIAHGMLIMGFAGQAVETWVPRAALKKFGVRFSAITRPGDSIEVRGQLSAKEETEAGTLVKIKVQAVDQKGEVKLKGTCEALLPRA is encoded by the coding sequence ATGAAGCCTTATTTACTTGCTCACCCGGAAACAGAAATCGGGACCGAACTTCCAGCGCTTGTAAAGCCAGAGGTTACTCGCATGCAGCTCATCAAATTCGCCGGTGCATCCGGTGATTTCAATCCGATCCATACCGTTGAATCTGTTGCTCAGGAAGCGGGTCTTGGCGGGGTGATTGCACACGGTATGCTCATTATGGGCTTTGCCGGTCAGGCGGTGGAAACATGGGTACCGCGTGCTGCCCTTAAAAAATTTGGCGTACGCTTCTCGGCTATTACTCGCCCGGGAGATTCAATTGAAGTGCGCGGTCAGCTTTCAGCGAAGGAAGAAACGGAAGCCGGCACACTGGTGAAAATTAAAGTGCAGGCGGTCGACCAGAAAGGCGAAGTGAAACTAAAAGGTACATGTGAGGCGCTACTTCCGCGTGCCTAA
- a CDS encoding S-layer homology domain-containing protein, translated as MVIALIGSLLGGSVWAQSQKEVQPFTDIADSYARTYIMELHDRGIIDGVGNGMYAPHSPVTRAEFVTMLMRVMKHEAAPGGIPAFTDVPPSSWSYGWVQAAVYANTVSGVAPGRFAPDQPVTREEAAALLARAFMLVHAGDAAPASVPFTDGYAVANWARGSVAAMQKKGIMTGDNGYFRPADTLTREELAVLMHQVLEKGLPDQPAAPGMPIHLGWQYDISDDEYKARVTASGMVNTLSPRWFFLDAAGVGSYGVDESLSSWAKANGKQLWPLVGNRFSTENTHKNLSDAGRRGTLVHQLAGYAKTYGLAGLNIDFENIDPADRTYFTAFIRELGAELHRDGRKLSVDVPPDLGTDWSDPYDFAELAHAADYLVVMAYNEHWSEGKQIGSNASLPWVRAQVEKMLTIVPRDHLIVALPLYTMQWEQNGKQISSEEISQAAALEQAQKPGVRPVWDASAAQYTVRVAQNGTVRSMWLEESRSLSAKYEEMRKLGVAGVAFWYIGGEENSIWPALRNAKN; from the coding sequence ATGGTAATTGCATTGATTGGTAGTTTGCTAGGGGGAAGTGTGTGGGCACAGAGTCAGAAGGAGGTACAGCCGTTCACAGACATAGCGGATAGCTACGCTCGTACATATATTATGGAATTGCATGATCGGGGCATCATAGACGGAGTTGGAAACGGAATGTATGCACCTCATAGTCCGGTAACACGGGCGGAGTTCGTGACGATGTTAATGCGGGTGATGAAGCATGAGGCTGCGCCGGGGGGCATTCCTGCTTTTACGGATGTACCGCCATCATCCTGGTCATACGGCTGGGTACAAGCGGCGGTTTACGCCAATACGGTAAGCGGGGTAGCACCTGGCCGGTTTGCACCTGATCAGCCTGTGACCCGGGAGGAAGCCGCTGCTTTATTGGCACGTGCGTTTATGCTCGTGCATGCTGGGGATGCAGCACCGGCATCTGTTCCGTTTACGGACGGATATGCCGTTGCCAACTGGGCCCGCGGGTCGGTTGCTGCGATGCAGAAGAAAGGAATCATGACAGGAGATAATGGATATTTCCGTCCGGCAGATACACTGACACGGGAAGAGCTTGCCGTGCTCATGCATCAGGTGCTTGAGAAGGGATTACCAGATCAGCCAGCAGCGCCTGGGATGCCGATTCACCTGGGCTGGCAGTATGATATTTCTGATGACGAATACAAAGCGCGTGTTACGGCAAGCGGAATGGTTAATACGCTGTCACCACGCTGGTTTTTCCTTGATGCGGCGGGAGTGGGAAGCTATGGAGTAGATGAATCGCTTAGTAGCTGGGCAAAAGCAAATGGTAAGCAGCTTTGGCCACTTGTAGGCAATCGTTTTAGCACAGAGAATACGCATAAGAATTTGTCAGATGCAGGGAGACGAGGGACGCTTGTTCACCAGCTGGCCGGGTATGCTAAGACGTATGGACTGGCTGGACTTAACATTGATTTTGAAAACATAGACCCAGCGGACCGTACCTATTTCACGGCGTTTATTCGGGAGTTAGGGGCAGAACTGCACCGGGACGGACGGAAGCTTTCTGTGGATGTGCCACCTGATCTCGGTACGGACTGGAGCGATCCGTATGACTTTGCGGAGCTGGCACACGCTGCCGACTATCTTGTTGTGATGGCCTACAATGAGCATTGGAGTGAAGGCAAACAAATCGGATCAAATGCTTCCCTTCCGTGGGTACGTGCCCAGGTGGAAAAGATGCTTACTATCGTGCCGCGTGATCATCTAATTGTCGCTCTTCCTTTGTATACGATGCAGTGGGAGCAGAACGGGAAACAGATAAGCTCCGAGGAGATTAGTCAGGCTGCTGCTTTAGAACAGGCACAAAAACCTGGTGTTCGCCCGGTATGGGATGCATCAGCGGCACAGTATACGGTTCGCGTTGCACAGAATGGGACCGTCCGATCGATGTGGCTTGAGGAGTCCCGTTCCCTTTCGGCCAAGTATGAAGAGATGCGTAAGCTTGGTGTGGCAGGCGTTGCTTTCTGGTATATCGGCGGGGAAGAGAATAGTATTTGGCCTGCTTTGCGTAATGCCAAGAACTAA
- a CDS encoding peroxiredoxin family protein gives MPPVGLFFLVLFIIGGVGYSLTRSEERSAAEQSSAVKKADHPTADKKIREGMQAPDFELYKLDGQQVRLSALRGRPVLVMFWSTQSPTCTDEMPGLVSFYESHQLPGLEVLAVNVTKTESSVEDVKEFATKYKLPFPVLLDPDMKAQEAYQAAIIPTSFLLDEKGVIRKIFQEPLTVESLEKAGY, from the coding sequence ATGCCGCCAGTAGGACTATTTTTTTTAGTGCTGTTTATCATTGGAGGAGTGGGGTATAGTCTGACAAGGAGTGAAGAGCGATCGGCTGCGGAGCAGTCATCTGCTGTAAAAAAAGCGGATCACCCGACTGCCGATAAAAAGATTCGGGAAGGGATGCAAGCACCTGATTTTGAATTGTACAAATTAGATGGGCAGCAAGTCAGGTTATCCGCACTGCGTGGTCGCCCAGTGCTGGTCATGTTCTGGAGCACACAGTCTCCTACATGTACAGACGAGATGCCTGGGCTGGTGTCTTTCTATGAGAGTCATCAGCTTCCAGGGCTTGAGGTGCTGGCTGTAAATGTAACGAAAACAGAGAGCTCAGTTGAGGATGTGAAGGAGTTCGCCACGAAATACAAGCTTCCATTTCCCGTGCTGCTTGATCCAGACATGAAGGCACAGGAAGCATATCAGGCTGCTATTATTCCGACGAGCTTTTTACTGGATGAAAAAGGTGTGATCCGTAAAATATTTCAGGAGCCGCTCACAGTCGAATCCCTTGAGAAAGCAGGGTACTAA
- a CDS encoding DMT family transporter — MQWMFYALLLCTSLLWGGNFVAGKFLVGHAGPLVLTEMRWVVALVCLVPLVWFRERKLLPPRAALWPLFWMGVTGVVLFNWFMFMALERTSAGNVGLLSALNPVSIAIVSFFVLREKMSRRQLTGMLISLTGVLVVISRGHLASLLQLKFNVGDLFMLGAVASWGFYSVFGKKAMQYVSPYMSTLWAGVFGSLILVPFILPSPTITAPDTAFWIATAYVSIGATVIAMLFWNIGVQKVGGTKSGIFLNFNPIFTAILSFLFLGERMTAVQLIGTMLVISGVYLFTTLSAQTRAVLRTNAGER; from the coding sequence GTGCAGTGGATGTTTTATGCGCTTCTGTTATGCACAAGTCTGTTGTGGGGCGGGAATTTTGTCGCAGGCAAGTTCCTTGTGGGCCACGCCGGACCGCTTGTGCTAACGGAGATGCGCTGGGTAGTGGCGCTTGTTTGTCTAGTGCCGCTCGTCTGGTTTCGGGAGCGGAAGCTTTTGCCGCCGCGTGCGGCGTTATGGCCGCTGTTCTGGATGGGAGTGACAGGAGTTGTCCTGTTTAACTGGTTTATGTTTATGGCGCTTGAGCGCACATCAGCGGGAAATGTAGGGCTTTTGTCTGCACTTAATCCCGTATCGATTGCGATTGTTTCATTTTTCGTGTTACGAGAAAAAATGAGTCGTCGACAGTTAACTGGGATGCTTATTTCGCTTACAGGCGTACTTGTCGTGATTTCGCGTGGGCATCTTGCGAGTCTTTTGCAGTTGAAATTTAATGTGGGAGATTTATTTATGCTTGGTGCGGTCGCAAGCTGGGGTTTTTATTCGGTTTTCGGGAAAAAAGCGATGCAGTATGTTTCGCCTTATATGTCTACGTTATGGGCGGGGGTGTTCGGTTCGCTTATACTGGTGCCGTTCATCTTACCATCTCCGACGATCACAGCACCTGATACGGCATTTTGGATTGCGACTGCTTATGTAAGCATCGGGGCGACGGTCATTGCGATGTTATTCTGGAACATCGGTGTCCAGAAAGTTGGGGGAACGAAATCCGGTATTTTTCTTAATTTTAATCCTATTTTTACAGCCATTCTTTCGTTTTTATTTCTAGGCGAGCGGATGACCGCAGTGCAATTGATTGGGACGATGCTTGTTATAAGTGGCGTCTATTTGTTTACGACACTTTCGGCGCAGACGCGTGCTGTGCTGCGGACAAACGCAGGAGAGAGGTAA
- a CDS encoding MFS transporter, whose protein sequence is MSTVQLQHSQPEPIIQPSRMKKRYVYTMGASHLLNDMMTVGIVPALLPLYKEAFHLTYTQAGIIVLVSYLTSSVMQPVFGYITDKNPKPLALLFGVFLTGLGLSLTGYIHNYYVLLLCVAISGLGSGIFHPESNRAVFLASNGDRGRAQAIYQVGGNSGQALGALIIPLLLLSTGLKGMWLFAIIGVCSIFMVYWMMGWYKEQIVHNSRTKKQIAGQDRPLGMFLLLLTVILRSWVQIGVAGFLPFYLLQKQGMPLHKADMYVFLFLGAGALATYIGGKVSDRVSRKSVVVYSLIASIPFALLLPHVTGLALIATLFLFGFTILSSFAVTVVYGQMLIPSKISMASGLMIGFGVGAGGVGATLFGKISDLYGVNTVMNIFVFLIIIAAIISVFVPSDKRLSVK, encoded by the coding sequence ATGTCTACCGTTCAGCTGCAACATTCGCAGCCAGAGCCCATAATTCAGCCTAGTAGAATGAAAAAGAGATATGTTTATACAATGGGCGCTTCACATCTTCTCAATGATATGATGACCGTAGGAATTGTACCTGCTTTACTGCCGCTTTATAAAGAGGCATTTCATCTTACTTACACACAAGCAGGGATCATTGTACTTGTGTCGTATCTAACATCTTCGGTCATGCAGCCTGTTTTTGGATATATTACGGATAAGAATCCTAAGCCGCTCGCATTATTATTTGGTGTGTTTCTAACAGGTTTAGGGTTATCTCTTACTGGATATATTCATAATTATTATGTACTTCTTTTGTGTGTCGCTATTTCAGGATTAGGTTCGGGTATATTCCATCCTGAATCAAATCGAGCTGTGTTCCTAGCTTCTAATGGGGACCGTGGAAGGGCTCAAGCAATTTATCAAGTTGGGGGAAATAGTGGGCAGGCATTAGGGGCATTAATTATCCCCTTGTTGTTACTATCGACGGGATTAAAGGGGATGTGGCTATTTGCCATTATAGGTGTATGCTCAATCTTTATGGTTTATTGGATGATGGGCTGGTATAAAGAGCAAATCGTCCATAATAGTAGAACGAAAAAGCAAATCGCAGGTCAAGATCGACCTCTCGGAATGTTTTTGTTACTACTGACGGTGATTTTACGTTCATGGGTACAAATCGGGGTCGCTGGATTCCTACCTTTCTATCTTCTCCAGAAACAAGGGATGCCTCTTCATAAAGCAGATATGTATGTGTTTTTATTTCTTGGAGCAGGAGCTTTAGCGACTTACATTGGCGGAAAAGTATCAGACCGTGTATCTAGAAAATCAGTTGTCGTATATTCTTTGATCGCCTCGATCCCGTTTGCACTTTTACTCCCACATGTAACAGGGTTAGCTTTGATTGCTACTTTGTTTCTTTTTGGTTTTACGATTCTATCTTCATTTGCTGTTACTGTCGTATATGGTCAAATGCTAATCCCTAGCAAAATATCAATGGCATCTGGATTGATGATTGGGTTTGGCGTGGGAGCAGGTGGAGTAGGTGCAACGTTATTTGGTAAGATATCGGATTTGTATGGTGTAAATACAGTGATGAACATATTTGTGTTTTTGATTATAATCGCAGCTATTATTTCTGTTTTTGTTCCTAGTGATAAACGGTTAAGCGTGAAGTAA
- the yedF gene encoding sulfurtransferase-like selenium metabolism protein YedF → MNGNQIIPTYTLNLEGEPCPYPVVYSLDVLEKLASGEILEIIADCPQSFQAVPEEAKRMGYVLLCEPVQEGPIIRFYILKP, encoded by the coding sequence ATGAATGGAAATCAAATTATTCCCACATATACATTGAATCTAGAAGGAGAACCTTGTCCCTATCCGGTTGTATACAGCTTGGATGTCCTAGAAAAGCTTGCATCAGGCGAAATACTAGAGATCATCGCAGATTGTCCACAGTCATTTCAGGCAGTGCCAGAGGAAGCGAAACGGATGGGCTACGTTTTGTTATGCGAGCCTGTACAAGAAGGGCCGATTATTCGTTTTTACATTCTGAAGCCATAG